Proteins encoded within one genomic window of Epinephelus lanceolatus isolate andai-2023 chromosome 9, ASM4190304v1, whole genome shotgun sequence:
- the sdhaf1 gene encoding succinate dehydrogenase assembly factor 1, mitochondrial codes for MARHSKLQKQVLALYRQFLRAGRDKPGFIPRIRDEFRENAQIKKTDVMHIEYLYRRGQRQLEQLRDVNTKQLGSFSKPADKS; via the coding sequence ATGGCTCGGCACAGTAAGCTGCAGAAGCAGGTCCTGGCTCTGTACCGGCAGTTCCTGCGGGCCGGCCGGGACAAACCGGGCTTCATCCCTCGAATCCGTGACGAGTTCAGAGAGAACGCTCAGATCAAGAAGACGGACGTGATGCACATCGAGTATCTGTACCGACGAGGACAGAGacagctggagcagctgagGGACGTCAACACCAAGCAGCTGGGCTCCTTCTCCAAACCTGCTGACAagagctga